In the genome of Toxoplasma gondii ME49 chromosome Ia, whole genome shotgun sequence, the window CCATTTAGCGCAAATTTGGGTTCAGTTACGGAATTGCTGTCTCAATATGCTTCGTTACGTGTGTTGCCTGGGTAGTAACCTGAACATAAATGTAGGAtcgatataaatatacacacagagagatggTTGAAGAAAATTTTTCTCTTCACACACTGCCCCCGACCCTTCGCGGCTAAACAGGAAGTTTCTTTCTGCTGGTTCGTCCAGTCCATTTGTGCGAAAGTAGACGCCACATTTTCGTGATGGAATCCGACTGAATCTGAAGATGCTAATCTCAGAGTGATTGGGCCGCCGAATACATAAAGACCTAAACACTCTTGCACGAGATCACGAAAGCAAAGGTGCGGCATGTGACCACCTGCGTGGCCTACACAGAAGGACACCCGGGAATCGCTACACGTACGCGAACATGGTCCTGCTACAAAAAATTGGGCGTTTGGTTGAGTAGTTGATCAACGCGCTCGCCCCTCGTGACTAAGTGTTTAACAGAAAGAAGCACACACGCGACGCCACGTAAAAGTATCCACGATTCTCCGCTGAGATCGCACATACCGGGCCAGGTTTAATCCGGTTCGCTGCAGTAGACACCCAAAGATTCCCGCAATATTAAAAACACTGCTCGGCTTCTTTAATGAAGTCGTACGGTTCTCACACCTGCCGCGTAGGTGGCTGATAAACTGGCTGCATTATTGATACAAAAAAGGTGAAACCAACAACAGAGCTCAGAGCCACCCGTCAGCAGCCTTTCATGACTCCCAATGAAAACCATTCGTGCTGGGCAACAAAGGAAGCACATCAACTCCGAAGTCTGGAATGCCCAAAGCATGTGGATAGACTCGGCCGTGGTGAAAAGCGATCTTTCTGCCGCCCTGACACGTAGCAGCCCCACTAAAACTCGTCTCTTTACATGGAATCACCATGCAACGCTGACCCTTAGAATATGCAGGTTACTTCTCATGGATCGAACACCCCAGCGGATATATATTCAAACTGACACTTTATTGGCTCGTGACCACTTCAGTGGACATGATGCCTTAACGCCCACCAGTGTTTCCAGCATCGAACGAGCCTACTTGATCCAGAGAGTCTATGCGTGAACTAAGTACGGCAAATGGATATACTTGCCACGTTACATGTTCACACGCATCGTAAAAAATGAATATCAGATGCGTCGTCTATATTCCACAAGGCACGAAGCACGACAATGAATTATCACATGCACGGAGCCACAAAGGAAACCGCTCCAACCATCCGTTCTTTGGGCTTCTCATGCTTGTGCCAGGAAACAGTGCTTGCAGCGTTCTTCGACAGAAGCATCAATGCGAGTTTCTCATCTTGTACATTCCCTCAAGTTATCAAAAGATTGCATATTCATTCCGAATAGCCCCGGCGTGTGCCGGGGGATATACCTGTTGAGAAATCCCTTCATCATAGGAAGATAGTGCACCGAAGCACTGTCGAAACTCTCCGGAGGGGGTACAACTAGTTCGATCGGCGAAATCATGGGAGACCCTGTCGGAAGACCATCTTGTATTGAGAGTGCGAGAAAACGCTGGGGTCAAACGGCTGGAACCTCCTATCGGAAGGCAAGGTGACCAAAGGAGGCGGAGGGGGAACATGAGAGAAATCGAGAGGTTTCAGCTTCAGCGCCAGTCCTTGTCCATCTGGAAGAGGTGCATCAAAGCGGAAAGGTTCCTCCGCTTCGGCAGCAGCtggtttttctgcttcgatCTGGACAGGCTGTGCGACGGGACGTTCAGATTCCTCTGTCATTTGCGGACTGTGTTCAAGGGGTTGGACCGCCCAAACGGTTTTCCGATCGAGATCAGCAGAGACATTCACATCAACATTGTTCCTGATTTGTTCGATGTCTCGGCCATCATCAACTCGGTAGCTGACCTTTTGATGTGGGAAGAGCGGGAGAACCTTTCCTTCCGCTACGCCGGACGGCAGAGCCTGGTCTTCGCCAGGCGACGCCATCTCGAACACAATCTCATGGTTATCGTgatgtgcatgcgccacgTCATGATGACCGACGACTTCCTGTCTGCCCTTCTCGAaccgcgcgcgcgtctcctcccggAATTGCTGGATGCGACGCTGCGTGTCAGCCTCATGAAGAGCCATTTCCCGAACGGCCTCATTCGTCGCTTCCAACAGAGCAGCCGTGtcgtttcgctgtctctctcggagGCTCTCGCCGGCAAGGAGTCGGGGCGCTTCCTCCAGTTCCTCAGTTTGGTTGGATCCCcagaagaagctcgagaCCTTTCCGGTTCTCTTTGCCTGGGACGCTCGAAGTGCAGCTGCGGCCTCTGCAGTCTTTTGGGCCAAGTTGTAGTTCACCCGCGCTTGAAGCTCTTCCGAGAAGtccttgttttccttttgcAGGTAAATTTTCTTCGCGCCCTCGATATCCTCCAGTTCATCAAAGCTGAGAGGTGGAGGGCCGCCTGATCCGCACCCGATCACTGTAACTGCACTCGCGTCCTTGTTGCGTTTGTCGAGAGTTCGCGCCTCGTGGTCAATGTAAAAGAAGGATTTGAAGAACGGAAGAGGCGGGTATTTCCCGTCTTTTGTGTGGTTCAGCTGAGAGATTGTCACGTACTCGCCTGGGGCAGTCCCGTGCAGGCCCGGAACTCTGTAGATGAAGccttgttccttctcttcctcctccgcctcaGGCTCGGGCGTGTCTCCAacctcgctctcgtcttcttcaaagTCGAGCTCTGAAGCGACCACCTCTTCCTTGCCCTGTTCGAGAGCTTCGAGAATCTGttcgcgcttcttccgctcgcGCTCCAGAAGCTGCATGGTCTTCCTCAGTTGATGGCGCCGCTCCGCGCGAGTTTGAAGGGGATCAGCCAACATGAGCAAAGGCAAGTAGGTGCCATTCTGGGAGCCTGGCACACCGGCAATCGCAGAAACACCGTTGGAGTAGCGCCCCTCGACGGCCAGCTGCTGCAGGCGTTTCGCGTCCTCGTATGCCGCCGCAGCTGCTTGCTCAGCACTGGAAATAAAGGAGGCCTTGCCGTCGCCGGACGCCAGAGCTGCTGTGCCGTCTGCTTTGACGAGCCGACTTTCACGAGCCGCCTCTTGGTCGTGATCGCACAAGGCGTTGTTCCTCAAAAACTTCTGGACGATTCCATCAGGATGAGTCATCGTGACGTCCGTGACCTGCAGCATCGTTCCGTCGGCGGCGACAAGAGTTTCGGCAGCCTTCAGAGCTGCGatgttcttcttcacctccaCGATGCGCCGCTGTCGAGCCTCAGCTCTGagacgcgcttcttcttctctctggcggGCCGTGCGCTTGACTTCCTCGACCATTGCCAACTTCTCCCGCTCGAGTGTCTCGTAGTACTGAGCATCGAGGGCTGACGTGTACTGGGAAGCGTGGGCGAATCGTTGGAGCATTGCGAGACTCGGTTGCTCGTCCTTTTGGTCTGCATCCTTCTTCAAATACAGGTAGGCGCTGGCGAACGACGTATACACTTCGTCCCACTTTCCCAAGCCATCGCGGATGGTGTTTAGGACGCTGTGGCGCTCGACCGTGTCCACGAagtcttttccttttccgctGAAGAGTTGAATGCGCAGCAGGGCCACCAAGAGAGGCGCTGCGTCGGTGGACAGCGCCTCGGGTACGGAACGGTTCGCGAATTCGAGGAAGGCTGTCGCATGAGCCGCGGCCCTTGAGAAAATGTCATCCATAACGAGGCCGCCCACCCACATGCCGAGGCACAGCTGCGCCAGCAACAACTGACCTGCAGCGTACAGCCAATGTTCAGCTCCGAGGACCTTCTCAACGGTTCTCAGGAGCTTTCCACATTCGTCACTCCACTCCATCGGGCACGGACGCCCGAATTTCTCCCGAAGCACGGCGAATTTACCCACCAAATAGCGCTCCATTCCAGTCGGCAGCTCTTCGTCGCGGAACGTCTTCTGGCAGGTGTAGCAGTGCCAGCAGTCCTCGCCCTCGTAGACGCAGTAGTTCCTCGGCATGCCTGCTTCAGTGAGGCGATCATAAAGCTCGCGTGCTTCGGTCTGCGGATCCACGTCGTCGGCATCCCCGGCGACGCTCCCAGTCTGCCCTGCCTCGGAGTCGCTGCTCCAGTTGTCCTTGTTGCAGCCCGTCAAGGCATCGTTCCTCGCACTAGCCATGGTTTCTGACGACGTCAGGCTCAGAAACATAGTGCTGatcttcgcgttctttccACCTTTCGAGCTGGCCTTATCGACTCGCGACTCGGTCTCGCTCGACGAAGGCGATGCCGTTGTGCTGTCTTGGCTGGTCTCGAGCCTCGAGTTGTCTGCATTGctggctgtctcctcgtttccgtGGCTGCCTGCGTTGTTTACGGCTGCCTCCACCTCCTGGCAatgcgcctcttcttcgccgtcgctgGAAGAGACGCAGTCAGAGGAGCAGCAGTCCAACGACTTTTCTTCCACGCTCCCTTCGTAGTCGGAGCTGTTGCACGAGCCCTCGAAGGACAATCCGCTCTGCAGGCTAGGTCGACTCTCCTCCGCAGTGCCACATTCTGAGGCCTCGTCGTTCGCACTGGCGCCTCTTTGATCCTCCAGAGCTTCCTGGTCCGCTTCGGGTACTGTCGGGAGGGCCGGCGGAGCAACGGCAGCGACGCGGGCAGCCTGGGCGGCTTCCTGGGCCTCCCGCTCCTCCGTAAAGCGAATCTTTTCCGGGCGGCACTCCGGGCACAGAAtctttcgttctttctgACAGACGTCtgtgcagcgcatgcactggcagAAGATGCGTTTCGTCGCCATCACCCGCTTGCGTCGCTCCTCCGTCGGCATGTACAGTTGGTCGATGTAACTCATTGTGATCGGGGCGCCCTCTGCAATGTCTTCGAGGGCAAAAACCACCAGCAATCCGTCGAGATTCCGGTAAGTCACGTTCGGCCGGCACGAGTGTTTGATACGAGCAGCACGGGGGTACAACGCCCATCCGCGTCCTCGAGTCAGGGCGTGAGCGTTCAGCTTCATTTTTCCAAAGAAGTCCTGGTAAGCTCCTGCGGACTTCAGCTTGTTCGCCTGTTTGCATCGGATCGTGCAAGTCAGAGACTCGACATTGGACAGATCTGCGGCGCTTCCTTCGAGAGTTTCTAGCAAAGCCTTCTGCTCGTCTGTGAGGCTCTGGAACGCGGGCCAGAGGCCATTGGCACTCACATCCGCAGTGATGAGAGGTAACTCGACAAAGACGACGGAGCCCTTGGGAACGGCGCGAGCAGAGCAGACTCCGCCACGGCCTCCCTTGTTGCTCAAACTGTCGGTGTTCACGGTGTCATCCCGAATCCTCACGCAATCGTCGTTCAGCTTCTCCAGCtctgctcgcttcttcttgcaGAGCTCCACGATGGACGGGATACCCAAGTCCTCAATGGTAAGTGCCGTGGCGGGGGATTCTTCCAGGACGTTTCGATCTGCGGTCTCCGCGCTTGCTTGTAAGCCAGCCTCCTGCGTTTCACTCgtgttcttctcctgctcttctgGGCCGACAACCTGCGGGAAGATTGCGCCGGAGCAAATGGATCTCACGAGCGGATCCAGGGGAGGGTCTGGTTTCCCCGCGGTTCCCAATTTGATGTCCTCCTCACTCCAGACGTACTGGCCGAGTTTGTAGGTCACACCTTTTGCTGGAGTGTCCGGGACAGAGGCCGCAGTCGCCTTGTCTGTGGACTCAGCTGAATCGATCACAGGCTGGAGAAAAATCGCAGGGAGTTTGTGGACGGTTCCGTTCGAAGCCATGCGCGTTCCGTAAACTTGTGACAGTGTCCGTCCCGGTGGTCCGGCAACCACCGGTGCATGAAGGCCAGCTGCTTCGTATGTTTTgctttcgtcttcatctccgcttgtctgcatgcggaaAGTGGGAGGAACCCCGTGGTACTGCGTTTGCCGGGAGTTGACGACTTCCACATAGTCCTGAGGCACCTGGGAGTGGGGGCCGGGGCGCGAAAGGTCAGTTTTTCCAACTCCGCTGATCAGACCTTTCACTTCGCGAACGGGGCCGACGTAGGATCGCGTCGTTGAGGTCACAGGAATGTACAGGGGAGGTTCCGATGGTGCATTGCTCTGCAGACGGGCGGTTTGGCCTTGCTGATGGGAAGGAGAAGTACCCGAGGCAACGCTGACAGATCGACACCGAGCTCCGGCAGGATGGCCATGTTCCAGACCCCCCAAAGAGTTAGACTGTGCACACTGAAAGGCACTTTGGCCGCGGTCATGGGACACTCGAGACGACGGCGCTTCAGACGCGGATCGCTGAGCAACATTTCGCGAGGTGCCGCGTGGCTGTTTGAGAGACGCCTGGCGGACGGGGATTGCGGAAGCGTTGGAAGCATGCcgagagccgagagaagcaagcgaTGATGGTGCCCCGCGGTCTTCAGCGGTTTCCGCAGAGAACGCTTTCATCGCGAACGCGGGGATGTTCAGGGTGTTTAGGTTCTCAATAAGTCTCTCGTATGGAATTGCACCAGACCCATCCTTCGGATTCACCCACCTACCGATTTCCGGAGGCGCCACTTGAGCGTAGTAACTGAGCCACTCGGGGCTTGCGGGGTCAAGGGGCTGCACGGCAGCGGTGTTCCCTTCCGACTGTTGGGCATGTTCTGAGCCAGAAGAAGTCTTTCCAGACTCTTCTTTAGAGCCCGAGAAGAGCTTGGAAAAAGTCGACAGCATATTGTCAGCAAAGAACGTCAAAGTTCAGGCGAGGTCGTGGCGTGTGGCACACGAGTGGCTCTTGAGGTGGTTGAGCTGTCTACCGCCAAGCAAAACCGAGGTTGAAACTCTCTGCCTTACGAAGAATCTGGGAAGATTTCAAATGTTTACCGGTGAAGAGTCATACAAAAACTGAGGGATGAGGAAAGCGCTCTTTGAGTTACAGCTGACAAGAGTCGGATAGAGCAGTAGCGAGCGCTGGAAGCCgtccgcgcctcctctctaTGCGCTCCTCACAACGGCAAttgcagacagaaaaagcatCAAACAGAGGTCGAGAACGTTccgaaagagacacgaagacagagaaacgctttATTCCCGGTCGGACCACACCTCCCAGACCTGTCCTTTCGACCTCGCTTCTCAGGTCTTGTCCCTGTGCAGGTCTTGACAGGGGACACGAGGCAGACGGACGGCTCTCTGCGTGCCAGTGGCCAACGTCAGGAAAAAAGGATTTCTGGTGAGCGCAGTCGGGAAAAACTACTCCTGAAAACGGAATTGAGTGGAGTGGTCTGTACCACAACAAAGAACGACGCTAACTTCGGGGGAATTGTGAAAAAGGACCAGCGTCGAGGCAGTCAGCAGGAAGCGAGAGCATCGAGCTAGTTGCGCGCCGCCGCGTGTCCGCTTGTTCCCTCGCGAGATCTACAAAGAACGCGGAAGCCTGCCGTGTctcagcgagaaaaaaacttggcagaaagaagacgtaTACGGAGTgtacgtctctctctttctgaggaaggaagaaagctCAAAAAGGTGCTAGCAGGAATAATACGGGTTCACCAGGCATCGGCGCCCCAGTGCAGCCCACTTCTCCGATATGAAAACTGGGTCTGTGGCTAGCACGAGGCAATAAACCACACGAACAGCTTGCGCGCTCGCCACTTGCGGACGGATGCCAAGACTTTTCCTCATGCTTGTCCGTCCGGGGTGCTTCTTCCTGGCTTCGTGACCCTGAGACAGGCCTACAtgtcctcttccctcttttcctGCTGTCGCGAGCCTTCCGAGTGCGACCTACGAATGACTCACATGAGCATCGACGCGTCCATCTCCTAGTCAGACGCGTTCCAACACGAAATTGGATTTTAAAACTCAATGAAAGGATGGAACAAATGCGAAACATGCGCTTTAAGCAGGAACTGCAACGGCATACAAAGATTTCgccagaggagaaaggccgACATATGTTACTAGCCCGTCGAAACGGGAACAGTTGCAGGCTGGCGCAAAAGCACACTTCCGGTCTTGCTTCGCTGCTCTACAGTTTCAGAGGTCAGTGTTTACCGGTACAAACTTTTACTTTTCGGGAGTATTGTTTTCGGCGAAGTACGGAGGATTTCTTCCGGACATGGGTATGACATCTCAACATAGAAATAGACATGGTGAAGCTGCGGCGTTTTTGTccggtctctcttcgccCACCACACTTCGAACTGAAGCACAAAATACGTTTTAACCACGCGCTCTGCTTGATATTCAGAATGTTCTCAGCCTGCTTTTCAAATTTTGAGTCCGTCTCGGACGTGCAGAAcaaagaaaaggcgaagcTTGCTTCAAAGCCGGGGCTTTCTAAGGGTGTACACAAAGCGGGTTTCTTCAAAATCGGTGGCAAGAGGGCTACAAGAGGGCCCTCTTCGATGAGTGCGACCAGCGGCCTACGAGTACCCAACAGCTAAAGAGGGTAACAACCATAGCGAAAGTTATCTAAATCAATGGCAAATTTCTGTGAAGAAGTTCGAAACTCATGTTAAAAGGAATTCCCTCTTCCGTTATTTATTGTCGGTTTGCGTCACTGCTTGCAATGCTACACTACCCCATTGTTGTATCGTGAGAGAACGTGCGTTCTTTTCACTGAATTACTTCACTATCTTTGCTTCGTCGTTCACTGGCAACACTCCACACGCTGGAGCACGCACGGCTTTCCATACACACTCCTGAAAAGTACCCCTCGTCCGCGACACGTTAGCGACTTCTCGCTAGGTGCCGTTGACAGTTCCCTACATCTTTGACACCGCCTATTTCTTCTAAAAGCCACATTCAGAATGACAACACGACGTAACACCCAGTTGCCACATTGCCCTACACGCGTGAATCTTTGGCAGTCGCCGGCCGCGAGACCCACGAAAACCACGAATCGACGCGAAACGGGAAGACACCAGGCTGACTCAGCGTCACACTTGATTTAGCCCGGGAAGAGTTTGACAGTGAGGACAAACGGACTTTGACGACGCGCAAAACGCACGTGTCCCGTCCGTCTGGCACTCACACTGTTCTCCCGCGGATGCAGATAGGAGGCAAACGACAAGAAAAAGCTGCAAGAGAAAACCCCGTTGCATGCCATTTTCTTGTCCGAGAGAGCCTGGCACCTGCAGGAGAGCGCTCCCGGGCAAATCGCACAGCGTTCATATTTTATTGATAGAGTCCCCTTCTTCCGCTGTGTGCTCCCTGTTAGCCTACAGGTGTCGCACTGCCGGAAACAGCCGCAAACGTAGCACCAAGTAGAACGCCGCAAACTAGAACAATTCAGAATCCATGTTCATGCTTTGCTGCCTCAATCCCACCACTTGGACGGAAGCCTCCATCATGACTGCCGGTGCCAAATGGTCCGCATCGACACGTCCACGAAACTAGCTACAAAATTAAAGCCGATGCTGCCATCAAGGAATCGATTACCGCAGCAAAAGAAAAGTGACATCGCAGCACTCCGATTTCCCGGGGAAATTAGACCGTCTCTTTCCCTCGCACCCGACTCAGCAATCGGGGTTGAATCTCTGGTTTCATGTACATTTGCCTCGCAATGCGTATATACCCGGTAATTAGATAAATAAATGAATATCGACATACGCCCTCGTTTTTCCACGGGATCCAGTTTCTCGTGGTTCGGCTCTGTGGGCAAA includes:
- a CDS encoding histone lysine methyltransferase, SET, putative (encoded by transcript TGME49_294610~Gene product name based on ToxoDB Community Expert Annotation.), whose product is MLSTFSKLFSGSKEESGKTSSGSEHAQQSEGNTAAVQPLDPASPEWLSYYAQVAPPEIGRWVNPKDGSGAIPYERLIENLNTLNIPAFAMKAFSAETAEDRGAPSSLASLGSRHASNASAIPVRQASLKQPRGTSRNVAQRSASEAPSSRVSHDRGQSAFQCAQSNSLGGLEHGHPAGARCRSVSVASGTSPSHQQGQTARLQSNAPSEPPLYIPVTSTTRSYVGPVREVKGLISGVGKTDLSRPGPHSQVPQDYVEVVNSRQTQYHGVPPTFRMQTSGDEDESKTYEAAGLHAPVVAGPPGRTLSQVYGTRMASNGTVHKLPAIFLQPVIDSAESTDKATAASVPDTPAKGVTYKLGQYVWSEEDIKLGTAGKPDPPLDPLVRSICSGAIFPQVVGPEEQEKNTSETQEAGLQASAETADRNVLEESPATALTIEDLGIPSIVELCKKKRAELEKLNDDCVRIRDDTVNTDSLSNKGGRGGVCSARAVPKGSVVFVELPLITADVSANGLWPAFQSLTDEQKALLETLEGSAADLSNVESLTCTIRCKQANKLKSAGAYQDFFGKMKLNAHALTRGRGWALYPRAARIKHSCRPNVTYRNLDGLLVVFALEDIAEGAPITMSYIDQLYMPTEERRKRVMATKRIFCQCMRCTDVCQKERKILCPECRPEKIRFTEEREAQEAAQAARVAAVAPPALPTVPEADQEALEDQRGASANDEASECGTAEESRPSLQSGLSFEGSCNSSDYEGSVEEKSLDCCSSDCVSSSDGEEEAHCQEVEAAVNNAGSHGNEETASNADNSRLETSQDSTTASPSSSETESRVDKASSKGGKNAKISTMFLSLTSSETMASARNDALTGCNKDNWSSDSEAGQTGSVAGDADDVDPQTEARELYDRLTEAGMPRNYCVYEGEDCWHCYTCQKTFRDEELPTGMERYLVGKFAVLREKFGRPCPMEWSDECGKLLRTVEKVLGAEHWLYAAGQLLLAQLCLGMWVGGLVMDDIFSRAAAHATAFLEFANRSVPEALSTDAAPLLVALLRIQLFSGKGKDFVDTVERHSVLNTIRDGLGKWDEVYTSFASAYLYLKKDADQKDEQPSLAMLQRFAHASQYTSALDAQYYETLEREKLAMVEEVKRTARQREEEARLRAEARQRRIVEVKKNIAALKAAETLVAADGTMLQVTDVTMTHPDGIVQKFLRNNALCDHDQEAARESRLVKADGTAALASGDGKASFISSAEQAAAAAYEDAKRLQQLAVEGRYSNGVSAIAGVPGSQNGTYLPLLMLADPLQTRAERRHQLRKTMQLLERERKKREQILEALEQGKEEVVASELDFEEDESEVGDTPEPEAEEEEKEQGFIYRVPGLHGTAPGEYVTISQLNHTKDGKYPPLPFFKSFFYIDHEARTLDKRNKDASAVTVIGCGSGGPPPLSFDELEDIEGAKKIYLQKENKDFSEELQARVNYNLAQKTAEAAAALRASQAKRTGKVSSFFWGSNQTEELEEAPRLLAGESLRERQRNDTAALLEATNEAVREMALHEADTQRRIQQFREETRARFEKGRQEVVGHHDVAHAHHDNHEIVFEMASPGEDQALPSGVAEGKVLPLFPHQKVSYRVDDGRDIEQIRNNVDVNVSADLDRKTVWAVQPLEHSPQMTEESERPVAQPVQIEAEKPAAAEAEEPFRFDAPLPDGQGLALKLKPLDFSHVPPPPPLVTLPSDRRFQPFDPSVFSHSQYKMVFRQGLP